One Mycobacteroides abscessus ATCC 19977 genomic window carries:
- a CDS encoding glycosyltransferase, translated as MKFVLSFYGTRGDVEPGVAVGRELLRRGHDVRMVVPPDLVGFAEEAGLAAVACGPDVRVWQDVNRDFWSRFLRNFWRNFWRIRDLKELLREDWRFLTQCWQEVSSTLRSQAKDADLLFTGVLGEESAGNVAEFYGLPFATLHVFPIRANGQLVPGMPARVGRSIMKLSEWLGWPLFKKLEDPQRRELGLPKATKPSPWRITERGSLEIQAYDEACMPGLAAEWAEFGGLRPFVGALTLDLPTASDDEVAAWIAAGAPPICFGFGSMPVESADRTLAMISAACDQLGERALLCAGGSDFSQVRHVENVKVVAAMNYSTIFPACKAVVHHGGAGTTAASLRAGVPTLVLSTDLDQTLWGARVKRLKVGTARRFSASTERTLVADLRSILDPQCVARAREVATRMTKPAESPVTAADLLENFARVRRAD; from the coding sequence ATGAAATTCGTACTCTCATTTTATGGAACACGTGGTGATGTCGAGCCTGGTGTTGCCGTCGGCCGAGAGCTGTTGCGCCGCGGACATGATGTGCGCATGGTCGTTCCACCCGACCTGGTCGGCTTCGCGGAGGAGGCCGGGCTTGCCGCGGTGGCATGCGGACCGGATGTGCGGGTCTGGCAGGACGTGAACCGCGATTTCTGGTCGCGATTCCTGCGCAACTTCTGGAGAAATTTCTGGCGAATCCGGGATCTCAAGGAACTGTTGCGTGAGGACTGGCGGTTTCTCACGCAGTGCTGGCAGGAGGTCAGTTCGACGCTGAGGTCGCAGGCCAAGGATGCTGATCTGCTCTTCACCGGGGTCCTCGGAGAGGAATCGGCCGGCAATGTCGCGGAGTTCTACGGCCTCCCGTTCGCCACGCTTCATGTGTTTCCGATACGGGCAAATGGACAGTTGGTTCCGGGTATGCCGGCGCGAGTGGGCCGGTCCATCATGAAGCTGTCGGAGTGGCTCGGTTGGCCGCTGTTCAAGAAGCTTGAGGATCCTCAGCGACGCGAGTTGGGCCTGCCGAAGGCCACCAAACCGTCACCGTGGCGGATCACCGAGCGCGGATCGCTGGAAATCCAGGCGTACGACGAAGCCTGCATGCCGGGATTGGCTGCCGAATGGGCGGAATTCGGGGGGCTACGGCCATTTGTCGGGGCGTTGACTTTGGACCTACCGACGGCTTCCGATGACGAGGTCGCCGCATGGATTGCCGCCGGGGCACCGCCGATCTGTTTTGGATTCGGCAGTATGCCCGTCGAGTCCGCGGATAGGACTCTTGCCATGATCAGTGCCGCCTGCGACCAACTGGGTGAGCGCGCCTTGCTGTGCGCCGGCGGCAGTGATTTCAGCCAGGTTCGTCATGTTGAGAATGTCAAAGTAGTTGCCGCGATGAACTATTCGACAATATTTCCAGCGTGCAAGGCGGTAGTGCACCATGGCGGTGCGGGTACCACTGCGGCCAGCCTGCGCGCGGGTGTTCCTACGCTGGTGCTGTCCACTGACCTTGATCAAACACTGTGGGGGGCGCGCGTGAAGCGATTGAAGGTAGGCACCGCCCGACGATTCTCGGCTTCCACAGAGAGGACCTTGGTCGCGGACCTGCGCAGCATCTTGGATCCGCAGTGTGTGGCGCGGGCCCGTGAAGTGGCAACCCGCATGACCAAACCAGCCGAAAGTCCCGTAACCGCCGCTGATCTGCTGGAGAACTTCGCTCGTGTGCGTAGGGCCGATTGA
- a CDS encoding class I SAM-dependent methyltransferase, with protein MMAVTSECRLCRAAGPHPRLEIREMMFGTREVFEYFSCSACDTLQIVNVLEGEDLMRHYPATYYSHNGSGQPSALQWLVTQRDRRKLDGGGRVFGALMSRPIPEGIFRVLLGGDAVNMLAELGIGRDARILDVGCGSGALLDRLARVGFSSLLGADPFIAADGQSREGIPLLRRYLGEVTGEFDLVMFNHSLEHMPDPVSTLQIAARKLTTGGMCLARVPTTSSEAWSVYGADWVQADAPRHMVIPSRRGMALAAERAGLRVLRAFDDSTFGQFTGSEAYRADVPVTDPKILTMFRPKQIWEWEKRAKRLNQQHRGDQTGFVLRVK; from the coding sequence ATGATGGCCGTTACCAGTGAATGCCGGCTATGCCGCGCGGCTGGCCCACACCCACGGCTCGAGATCCGCGAGATGATGTTTGGCACTCGAGAGGTGTTCGAGTACTTCAGCTGCTCGGCGTGCGACACCTTGCAGATCGTGAATGTGCTCGAGGGCGAAGATCTCATGCGTCATTATCCGGCGACCTACTACTCCCACAACGGCTCGGGACAGCCAAGCGCTCTTCAATGGTTGGTCACACAGCGCGACCGCCGGAAATTAGACGGCGGCGGAAGGGTATTCGGAGCGCTTATGTCGAGACCGATACCAGAGGGCATCTTCCGGGTGCTCCTGGGTGGGGATGCCGTGAACATGCTTGCCGAGCTTGGAATCGGACGCGACGCGCGAATCCTGGATGTCGGCTGCGGCAGCGGCGCATTGTTGGACAGGCTCGCGCGAGTCGGATTCAGCAGCCTACTAGGTGCCGATCCGTTCATCGCGGCGGATGGTCAATCGCGTGAAGGCATACCGCTGCTGCGGAGGTATTTGGGCGAAGTGACAGGCGAATTCGATCTCGTCATGTTCAATCACTCGCTCGAACACATGCCTGATCCGGTGTCGACGCTTCAGATTGCGGCCCGCAAACTTACTACCGGAGGCATGTGTCTGGCCCGCGTGCCAACTACGTCATCGGAAGCATGGTCGGTCTACGGGGCCGATTGGGTGCAGGCGGATGCTCCCCGGCACATGGTCATACCGTCGAGACGGGGAATGGCGCTGGCCGCGGAGCGAGCCGGTCTGCGTGTCTTGCGGGCATTTGATGATTCGACATTTGGCCAATTCACGGGGAGTGAAGCGTATCGGGCCGACGTTCCGGTGACCGATCCCAAGATCCTTACGATGTTCCGGCCCAAGCAGATCTGGGAATGGGAGAAGCGCGCGAAGAGGCTCAATCAGCAGCACCGCGGTGACCAGACCGGGTTTGTCCTCCGTGTCAAATGA
- a CDS encoding GAP family protein, whose translation MWGSVLALVVLVALNPIRLGITLLVISRPKPVPNLLVYWAGCLIGCIPAVVLPLTLLHVTPVFRSFAEGVAISPTIRHIQVGMGLLALSVAVLIATRPLLRQRQYHMAISGNVPPTDADSPAPNPLSRLLGHADDDTSQDRSPFRRMLNRATFAWETGSLWVAFAIGLLLGGIEPDAGLFLIAILVTSGANTATQIIVAAVFALGVLAIVELTLISYLVAPTKTHAVVQRVHDWALTHRRKILIAMCMVAGISLLIHGLGGI comes from the coding sequence GTGTGGGGATCGGTACTGGCTCTCGTGGTACTCGTGGCCCTCAATCCCATCCGCCTCGGCATTACCCTTCTGGTGATCTCCCGACCCAAGCCAGTGCCGAACCTGCTCGTCTATTGGGCCGGTTGCCTCATTGGTTGCATTCCCGCCGTGGTGTTGCCACTGACGCTGTTACATGTCACACCGGTGTTCAGGTCGTTCGCCGAGGGCGTCGCGATCAGCCCCACCATCCGCCACATTCAGGTCGGCATGGGACTGCTCGCGCTCTCTGTGGCCGTTCTGATAGCGACACGTCCACTGCTTCGGCAGCGTCAGTACCACATGGCCATCAGCGGAAACGTGCCCCCCACAGATGCGGATTCACCGGCACCAAATCCCCTGTCGCGGCTACTGGGTCATGCCGACGACGACACGTCCCAAGACCGCTCGCCTTTCAGGCGGATGCTCAACCGCGCCACCTTCGCGTGGGAGACCGGATCCCTCTGGGTCGCATTCGCGATCGGCCTACTACTCGGCGGCATCGAACCGGACGCCGGTCTATTTCTCATCGCCATCCTGGTGACCTCTGGCGCAAACACCGCGACCCAAATCATCGTCGCCGCGGTATTCGCGCTCGGAGTACTGGCAATCGTCGAACTCACCTTGATCAGCTACCTGGTCGCACCGACGAAAACTCACGCTGTCGTTCAGCGTGTGCATGACTGGGCGCTGACCCATCGCCGAAAAATTCTGATCGCCATGTGCATGGTGGCTGGGATATCACTTCTGATCCATGGACTCGGTGGGATCTGA